TGATTGCCCGTGGTGAGTTCTCGATTGTGATCGCCGGGCTCGCGGTGGCCTCCGGCGTGGTGCCCCGCGAGCTCGCCGCGCTGGCCACCGCCTACGTGCTGATCATGGCGATCATGGGTCCGCTGGCAGCGCGTTTCGTGGAGCCGGTCGTGCGGATGCTGCGCCGCCCGGCCCGGCGCGTAACTCTCCCGGTCCGTCCCGCCAGCTGAGGCGGTACCGGCTTAGATGTCGGTGCGGTGGAAGTTCAGGTGGCTGCGGCTCGCCGTCGGGCCGCGCTGGCCTTGGTATCGGTTGCCGTACTCGCCGGACCCGTACGGGTGCTCGGCGGCGGAGCTCAGCCGGAAGAAGCACAGCTGGCCGATTTTCATGCCCGGCCACAGCTTGATCGGCAGCGTCGCCATGTTGGAGAGTTCCAGGGTCACGTGACCCGAGAATCCCGGATCGATGAACCCCGCGGTCGAGTGCGTGAGCAGTCCAAGACGGCCCAGCGAGGACTTGCCCTCCAGCCGCGCCGCGATATCGTCCGGCAGGGTGACGGTCTCGTAGGTGGAGCCCAGCACGAACTCGCCCGGATGCAGGATGAACGGCTCCCCCGCGTCGACCTCCACCAGGCGGGTCAACTCGGGCTGGTCCTCGGCCGGGTCGATGTGCGCGTACTTGTGGTTGTCGAACAGCCGGAAGAACCGGTCAATCCGCACGTCCACCGACGACGGCTGAACCATCTCAGGGTCGAACGGCTCCAGCACAATCCGCTGGGAATCGATTTCGGTACGAATGTCGCGGTCAGAGATCAGCACAGGTTCAAAAATACCCCACTCGTTGCTGGCTGGTATGCGTGGGGCTAATGTTACTGCAGTGACACTAGGCTGTCCGAGTTTCGGCGGCCGCAACGGATCTGGGGTTCGTGTTGAAGAAGTTTGCCGTGGCTGCGCTGTGTGCGCTGACCTTGGTCTCGCCGGCCGCTGTGCCCATGCTCCCTTCTGCCGCGCCTTCGTCCGCCAGCAGCCCCGCCGCTGCGCCCGCGGCCCGGCCGGCAGCCACCGAGCCCGCAGTGCCGGCGGCAGCACCAGCCGCGTCTGTCAACGCCCCGACCGCCCCGGGCCGCCAAGACCCTGCAGCGGGCGCACCCCGGGCCTCTGAGGCCGCCCGGCAGGCACCGCCTGCCGTCGCCCCGCCCGCAACGAGCGCCCCCGCAGCCAACCCCGCAGGCGCCGCCCCGGCAGGCGCCGCCCCGGCCGGCACCGAGACCGCCGGCACCGGGGTTCCCGCCGCCGCGGCGCCCGCGGGTCCGCCAGAGACGCCCTTGATTCCGCCGTTGTCCGCCACGGATGCGGACCTCCGCGCCGCCGCCGGCAGGGTGCAGGCCGCACCGGAGGTGTCGGCCCAGGCCCTCGTCCAGGACAGCAATGCCAGCCAGGTCCTCGCGGTTTTCAATGCCATTAATGCCTACCGGTCCTCCCTGGGACTGGCTCCGGTGAAGTACAACACCACCGTGGCGGGAATGTCCCAGGAGTGGTCCAACAACATTGCCACCAGGGAAGTGATCGAGCACCGCGCCAGCTTCTGGACCGACCCGCGTGCGCTGAACCCCACTAACGGGGCAGGAGAAGTCATCGCCGTCAGCTGGACCCGGGACGCCGCGCAGTTGGTCGAGTGGTGGAAATCCTCGCCGGCCCACGACGCGATCCTCCGGGATCCGCGCTTCAACGTCATCGGCATCGGCATCACCTTCACCGACGGGAACTGGCAGACCACGCCCAACCGCTACGCGATGTGGGGCGTCGTGAACTTCTTCGGCTACAGCTTCCTGCCGGCCGGAACCACAACCTCGCCGGGGGCCCCCATCGGAGCCCCCGTCCCGGTGCCGAGCGTCTGCGATCCCGCCGTCCGGCATATGCCGCCGACCAGGGATTTGAGTGCTGCCGCGATCAAGAGCGGCAGCGACCTGCTGTCCGTGAATGAGTACGGCCAGCTGCTGAACAGCCCCTCACTGGGCGGCCGAAGCTACGGCGCGCCGGTGGTGATCGGCGGCGGCTTTGCCTCCGCCCTGCAGGTCTTCCTCACCGACTGGGACCGGGACGGCGTCTACGACGTCCTGGCGCAATGGAGCGACGGCCGCGTCACGCTCCACGCCGGGCTGGCCGCGGGCGGCTTCCGGCCGGCGGTGACCCTGGGCCAATCCGGCTGGGCCGGCATGACCGCGGCCGTGGGCCAGTGGTGCTCCACCAACCGGCTGCCCCAATTGATGGCGCTCGACGGCTCCGGCAACCTGTGGCTGTACCAGAACCCGGGCCTTGGCGACCTTTCGCAGCGGACCCTGGTGGGCACCGGGATCGCCGCCACCCGCCTCTCCATGGTGGACTTCGACGCCGACGGCTTCCAGGACCTCCTGGCCCTCCAGGCCAACGGCGACGTGCTGCTGTACCGCGGCGCCGGAGTTCCCGCGCCACGGTCCGAGGCCCGCCGCGTGGTGGCCAGCGGATGGTCCGACGTGACCGCGGTCCGCTCACTGCGGGACGTCACCGGACTCAACTCAACGGGGCTGGCCCTGCGCCGGGGCAGCGACGCCGTGCAGTACTGGGACCTGAGCAAGGGAACGCTGTCGTCGCCGTCGTACCTCTACGGGAACTGGGCCGGCATCCGGCTCGCCCAGTAGCCGGCCGCCGCCCCGGCGTCCCGTTCCGCCGAGGCGGCAGCGCCCTCCGCGTTAACGCGGCAAGGCCCGCCACGCAGCTCCTGCGTGGTGGGCCTTGCCTGTGGTGCGGCGGCGCTGCGTCCCGGAACTAGTCCCGCGTCAGCTTCGGCACCGCGAACACCACAACGGCGCCGATCACGGCGAAGGCCGCGAACATGTAGAAGTTGAGCTGCCAGCCGAAGGCCATGCCGGCGATCAGTCCGCCGATCAGCGGTCCGCAGATGGCGCCGATGCGCCCGATGCCCAGCGACCAGCTCAGGGCGGTGGCGCTGAGGGACTGCGGGTAGTGCGTGGCGCAGTAGCCGCCCACCAGGATCTGGGTTCCCACCGAGCCGAGGCCGGCGAAGGCGACGATGACGAGCAGCATCGCCAGCGGGAGCTGCAGGCTCAGCATGAGGATCGCAACGAACGCCAAGAGGAACGATGCCGTCACCACCTTGCGGATGCCGATCCGGTCCGCCAGCACGGAGGCGCTGATGGAGCCGATGATCGCGCCCGCGTTGAGGACCAGCAGGAACGTCAGCGCATCCCCGAGCTGGAAGCCGGCCTGCCGCATGATCTGCGGGAGCCAGGTGTTCAGGCCGTAGACCAGCAGCAGCCCGCAGAAGTTGGCGAGTGCGAACAGCACGGTGGAGCGGATCCACTTGCGGGTGAAGAGGGTCTTCATGGCCGACTTGGGCGCCTCGTCGCCGGTCTTGACGTCCTCGGCGGTCACGATGTCCGAGTACACCAGGCCGTAGCGGTCCGCGGTGGCCCGGGCCTCTTCGATGCGCTGCTTGCGGGCCAGGTACGCCACCGATTCGGGGAGCAGCTTCCAGGCGACGGGCAGCAGGGTGACGAGGGGAAGGGCACCCATGGCGTACATCCAGCGGAAGTCCACGTGCTGCAGGAGGTTGATGGCGAGCAGCGAGGCGGCAACGCCGCCCACGGAGTACCCGCTGAACATCACGGCATTGGCGATCTGGCGGCGCTCCTTGCGGGCGTACTCCACCGTCAGCGCGATGCAGGTCGGCACGATGCCGCCCAGGCCCAGGCCGGTCAGGAACCGCAGGAGGCCGAAGATCTCGGCGGACGGTGCGAAGGCGGTGAGCAGCATGCAGATGGAGAACCAGGCGATGCAGGCGAGCATGATGCGGCGGCGGCCCAGCTTGTCGGTCAGGATCCCGACGGAGAGCGTGCCGATCAGCATTCCGACAAGGGCGAGGCTGCCGATCAGCCCGGCCTGGGCCGCGTTGACACCCCAGTCCTGGAACTTCAGGATCGTGGGAACGGTGGAACCGTAGACCACCAGATCGTAGCCATCAAAGACAATGGCCACGAAGCACAGGATCAGGACCGCATGGCCCTTCCAGCGGGGCGTGGCCTCGGTGCGCAACTCAGTCGACATTGACTGCGTCATGGGTGTACCTCTCGTTGAGATTTCGTAGGGATCTGTGGGGTAGCTCACATGCTTTGCCCACTGTGTCACGCTTTGATTCCGACAGTAAACAAATCAGCATATATCGGTTATGTAACGATCGTCATTCGATGTGTTCGGGGCCGCGCACCGGCGTCAGTGGCCCTTGAAGGCCTCCGCGAGCCACCACGCACCGCCGTCGGAAGCGATCTTGGCATCGATCACCAGCGGACGGGCGGGACCGCTCCGTACCCAGTCGCGGACCTGTTCCAGATCCGCCACGCTGCGGACCGTCGCCCCGTCCGCCCCGAAGCCACGGGCGATCGCCGCGATGTCTGTGTCCGGGAACGTCACGGTGCCGAGATCGACGGCGGGATCGGCGTCGGAACCGTCGCCGGCCGCGGCGCCCGCGCCGAAGTGGTGGACTTCGGCCCCGTAGCCGGCGTCGTTGTAGATGATGCAGACCAGTGGCAGCTCCAGCCGGACGGCGGTCTCCAGTTCGCTGATGCCCATCAGGAACCCGCCGTCCCCGGCCCCGAGGACGGGCATCCGGTCCGGCCGGGCCAGCGCGGCGCCGATCGCCGTGGCCAGGCCCAGCCCGATCGACTGGAAGGCCTGGGTGAAGCAGAAGCCGAACTCGTCCGGGACCGCCAGGTACGTGCTGGGATAGCCCATGAAGTTGCCGGAGTCGATCGAGACGATCCGGTCCGCGGGCAGGATCGAGTCCAGTTCGCGGCTCAGCACCCGGGGATCGATCCTTGCCTGCCCGGAGAGGTCCGGCGTTTCGACGTCGTTCCAGCGCGAGCGGGCGGCGATGGCCGCCGCGTTGGGTGCGGTGCGGTACCTCTCGGCGGGCTCCGGCTGGAGCGTCCGGAGTTCGGCGAGGACATCCGCGGCGGTCAGCGCGGCGTCACCCACCACGCCCAGGTCCACGGGCCGGTTGGCGCCCAGCGCGGCGTCCTCGACGTCGACCTGGACCACCGCGGTTCCGTCGGAGATCAGGTGGCCGTGCCGCATGGTCCACATGTTCAAGGCGCAGCCCCAGCCGACAATCAGGTCGGCTCCCTGGATCAGCTCGGCGCTCAGCGGTGAGGAGAACCCGCCGGAGATCCCGAGGTTGAACTCCTCACCCTGGAACAGCCCGTTTGCCACCGCGGACGTGGCCACGAGGGCGCCGGCGTGGGCGGCGAGGCCGAGCAGCTCCTCCCGCGCCGCCCGGGCACCGCGGCCGGCCACAAAGACCGGGCGCTCGGCGGCGTGGATCAGGTGCGCGAGGCGCCGGACGCTGGCGGCGGCCGCACGCACGGGCTGGGCCTCGGCGACGGTGGCCGGCTGCGCGGCCGCGGCGGGGGCCGGGGCGGCCTGGACGTCCAGCGGCAGGTTGAGCACCACGGTGCGGCGCTCGTTCCGGGCCGTGCGGAAGGCCCGGAGGGTGTCCGCGACGGCGGTTGCCGGGGAGTGGATCCGCTCGCTCACCGCCCCGACGCTGCGGGCGAGGGCGTCCTGGTCGATCTTGAAGTTGGACCGGACCGCGGAGGCCTGGGTGTCGGCCGTCAGCACTATCAGCGGCGTGCGGCTCTTGGCGGCTTCCCCGATTCCGGTGATCGCGTTGCTGAGCCCGCAGCCCTGGTGGGTGGTGACGACGCCCACCCGCCCGGACATCCGCGAGTACGCGTCGGCCATGGTCGCGGCGCCGCCCTCGTGCCGGGCCGCCGTGAACGGGACTCCGGCCTGGCGCAGGGCGTTGGCCACCTCGAAGTTGCCGCTGCCGACCACGCCGAAGACGTGCCCGACGCCGAGGGCGGCCAGGGTGCGCCCCACGAGCTGGGCGACGGTCGCCGCAGCCGGCTGCCGTGACGGGACGCCGCTGGCGTCTTCGGGTGCGGCGGCCGAACCTTGTGAAGCTACTAGCATGGACTTACTTCCCACTTGAGAACTCCTTTGTTCCTGCTCTTCGAACGTCAAGGCGGCGCCCGTGAACCCCACCCAGTCCCTCCCCTGCGCTGCCACGACGGCGACTCTGGTGCGGACGATTGAGTGGGTGGATACGGATGCTGCCGGACACCAGCACAATTCGGCGGTGCTGCGCTTTGTGGAGGCCTGTGAAGCCCAGCTGTTCCGGGACCTCGGCCTGCCGGGGTATTTTCCGTCGGCTCCGCGGGTTCGCCACGAGCTCAACTACCGGGCGAAGTTGTACTTCGGCCAGCCGGTCACCACCACCGTAGTGGTGGAAAAAATCGGCCGCACGTCGATGACGTTCAGCTTTGAGGTCTGGGGCGAGGCGTTCGACGGCGAACCCCGCGCCCTGGCCGCCCACGGCTCCTTCGTGACGGCCCACGTGGCCCGCGGCGCAACGGCCGCGAGCCCGTGGCCCGCAGAGCTGACGGCCAAAATCACCGCCCGCCAGGGCTAACCGCTAGACCGCGGCCGGCACCTTCGCCGGCGTCCAGCGCAGGTGCGTCGGCAGGCCGGCGGCCTCCGGCTCCCGCACCAGGGCCAGCCGCGGCCGGACGGCGTCGGTCCGGGCGGCCGGCGGTTTCCGGCTGCCGGCGCGGAACTGCTGCGGCCAGGCCGCACCGGGACCGCGGTAGTCCTGCTCGGCCGCCGCATGCAGGGTCCACTGCGGATCGAATAGGTGCGTACGGCCCAGGGCGCAGAGGTCCGCCCGGCCCGCCAGCAGGATCGAGTTGACGTCGTCGTAGGAGGACACGGCGCCGACGGCGATCACGGCCACACCGGCTTTGTGCGCGACCTCCTGCCGGATCCGGTCCGCGAACGGGGTCTGGTAGCTGCGGCCGTAGGCCGGCTTCTCGTCCTTGACCACCTGTCCCGAGGAGACGTCGATGCCGTCGGCGCCGTGCTCCACGAAGGCCCGCGCAATGGCGACGGCGTCGTGCTCGTCGTTGCCGCCGGGGGCCCAGTCACTGGCGGAGAGCCGAACGGTGAGTGGTTTGTCCGCCGGCCAGGCGGCCCGGACGGCGTCAAAGACCTCCAGCGGGTAGCGCAGCCGGTTCTCCAGCGATCCGCCGTACTCGTCGGTGCGCCGGTTGGCCAGCGGCGAGAGGAAGGAGGAGAGCAGGTAGCCGTGGGCGCAGTGCAGTTCCAGCAGGTCGAAGCCGGCGGCCGCGGCCCGCTCGGCGGAAGCGACGAATTCGTCCCGGATCCGGTCCATGTCGGCGCGGCCGAGCTCACGCGGGGTGGGGCTGCCCGGGCCGTAAGGGATGGCCGAGGGGCCCACGGTTTCCCAGCCGCAGTCGGCCAGCGGCTCGTCGATGCCTTCCCACATGAGCCTGGTGGAGCCCTTGCGGCCGGAGTGTCCCAGCTGCACGCCGATCGCCGCGGCGGAGCGCTGGTGCACGAAGTCGGTGATCCCGCGCCAGCTCTCCTGCTGGGCCTCGTTGTAGAGTCCGCTGCAGCCGGGGGTGATGCGGCCGGTCTCGGAGACGCAGACCATCTCGGTCATCACCAGGCCGGCGCCGCCGAGGGCCTTGCTGCCGAGGTGGACCAGATGGAAGTCGCCCGGGACGCCGTCGGTGGCGGAGTACATGTCCATCGGAGAGACAACGATCCGGTTCTTCAGTTCCAGGCCGCCGATCCGGTACGGCTGGAACATGGCGGGGGCGCTGCCCGTGATGCCCTGGGTGCGCGCGAATTCCTCGTCCACCCGGGCCGCGAACTCGGGGTCGCGGAGCTTGAGGTTGTCGTAGGTGATCCGGCGGCTGCGGGTGAGCAGGTTGAAACAGAACTGCACGGGGTTCTGGTCCTTGTACATGCCGATGTTCTCGAACCATTCCAGCGAGGCCTGCGCCGCGCGCTGCGTGGATTCGACCACGGGCCGGCGCTCGGTTTCGTAGGCCTCCAGGGCGGCCCCGAGGTCGCTGTGCTCGTGCAGGCAGGCCGCGAGGGCCAGCGAGTCCTCCATGGCCAGCTTGGTGCCGGAGCCGATGGAGAAGTGCGCGGTGTGCGCGGCGTCGCCGAGCAGCACGATGTTCCCGTGCCGCCAGGTCTCGTTGCGGACCGTGGTGAAGTTGATCCACTTGGAGTTGTTGACCAGGACCTCGTGGCCCTCCAGTTCGTCCGCGAAGAGGGTGCGGATGGCGTCCACGGCGGCCTCGTCACTTTCTCCCGGCCGGAACACCTGCCCTTCGGTGGCGTCGAAGCCGGCGCTGCGCCAGACGTCCTCGTGCATTTCCACAATGAAGGTGCTGCCCTCGTCCGAGTACGGGTAGCCGTGGATCTGCATCACTCCGTGCTCGGTCTCCTTGACGAAGAACTTGAACGCCTCGAACACCAGGTCCGTGCCGAGCCACATGTACTTGGACTTCCGCAGGTCAAGGCTGGGCCGGAAGACGTCGGCGAAGCGCGAACGGACGGCGGAGTTGAGCCCGTCGGCAGCGAGGACCAGGTCGTAGTCCCGGCTGAGCTCCTCGACGTCGGGCGCCAGGGTGCTGAAGCGCAGGTCGACGCCGAGCTCGGCGCAGCGGCGCTGCAGCAGTTCCAGCAGTTCCTTGCGGCTCATCGCGGCGAAGCCCTGCCCGCCGACGGTGTGCTGCTCGCCGTTGAAGTGGATGTCGATGTCAGTCCAGCGGGCGAAGCGCTTGGACATGTACTCGGCTATCACGGTGTCCGCATTGCCGATCCCGCCGAGGGTTTCGTCGCTGAACACCACGCCGAAGCCGAAGGTGTCACTCGCGGCGTTGCGTTCCCAGACGGTGACCTCGTGCGCCGGGTCCAGTTGCTTCATGAGGGCGGCGAAATACAGTCCGCCGGGACCGCCGCCGATGATTGCGATTTTCATGTGGTGCCTCTCAGGCGTTCTGGGGTTCTGGAGCGGGGAGTTCGGTGGCCAGCTGCTCCCGCAGCCGGAAGTGCTGGAGTTTCCCGCTGGGGTTCCGGGGCAGCGCGTCGACGAAGTTCACCTGCCGCGGGTACTTGTACGGGGCGATGGCCTGCTTGACGAAGTCCTGGATTTCCTTGCGCTTCGCGTCGTCGGCCGGCACCCCCTCGCGGAGCACGATGAAGGCGCAGACCAGGCTGCCGCGCTCCGGGTCGGGCCGGCCGACGACGGCGTTCTCCACCACGTCCGGGTGCTGGTCGATCGCCGCCTCCACCTCGGGCGCGCCGATGTTGTAGCCGGAGGAGACGATCATGTTGTCCGAGCGGGCCTGGTAGTAGAAGTAGCCGTCGCCGTCGCGGCGGAAGGTGTCGCCGGTGACGTTCCAGCCGTTGACCACGTAGTCCGCCTGCCGGGAATCGTTGAGGTAGCGGCAGCCGGTGGGCCCGATCACGGCGAGCCGGCCAACGGCGTCCTCGCCCAGTTCCCGGCCGTCCTCGTCCAGGATGGTGGCGCGGTAGCCGGGGATGGCCGTCCCGGTGGCGCCGTCGCGGATGTCCTCGCCGGCGGCCGAAATGAAGACGTGCAGCATCTCGGTCGCGCCGATGCCGTTGATCAGTTTCAGCCCGGTCCGTTCGTGCACGGCGTGCCAGGTTTCGACGGGCAGGTGCTCGCCGGCGGACACGGCGGTGCGGAGCGTGGCCAGCAGTCCTTCCGCGCGTTCCTTGAGGATGGCCTTGTAGGCGGTCGGGGCGGTGAACAGGATGGTGGCCTTCGCGTTGTGCACGGCCTGGGCCAGTTCCACCGGGGTGGTGCGCTCGGTCAGCAGCGCTGACGCGCCGAAGCGCAGCGGAAACACCACGAGCCCGCCGAGGCCGAAGGTGAAGGCCAGCGGGGGTGAGCCCGCGAACACGTCCTCCGCGGTGGGCTTGAGGATGTGCCGGGCGAAGGTGTCCGCATTGGCGAGGATGTCGCGGTGGAAGTGCATGGTGATCTTCGGCGTGCCGGTAGTCCCAGAGGTCGGGCCCAGCAACGCGACGTCGTCCGCCGCCGTCGGGACGGCGTCGAACTCTCCGCTCTTGGCGGCGCACCGCGCAGTGAGGTCCGTGCCGGTGCTGCCCCCCATGGCCAGCACCGGCACGTCGTTTCCGGCAGCCTGGGCCAGATCGTCCAGGAACCGGTGGTCGCACAGGGCGGCGGCCGGCCGGGTCAGCTTGAGCAGCGTCCTAAGCTCCTTGGCGCGCAGGGCCGGCATCACGGTGACGACGACGGCGCCGGCCTTCAGCGCGCCGAGCCAGGCCGCGACGAGCCACGGATTGTTCGGCGAGCGCAGCATCACGCGGTTGCCGGGGACGATTCCGAGGTCCTCCACGAGGACCTGCGCCGCCTGGTTGGCGTGGCGCTGCAGCTCCCCGTAGCTCCAGACCGTGCCGTCCGGGGTGAGCAGGGCCGGGCGGTCCGCGCCGAAGCGGCGGACGGCGTCGTCGATCAGCACGCTGGCGGCGTTGAGCTGCTGCGGGTACTGCAGCTCCGGGAGGGTGAACTCCAGTGTGGGCCACTGCTCTGCCGGCGGCAGATTGTCACGCGCAAAGCTGTCCTGGTGCGCCGAGGGCGTCAGTTCCATTCCATGCCTTTCATATCGTCATTGATAGGTGGCGGGTCATCGATTGCTCCGGAGCGGCCGTTTTGACCGTCCAAAAGGGCACCTACGGAGCCGTCGACATCCGGATCATGCCTTCCTGGACCACGGTGGCCAGCAGCCGGCCGCCCGGGTCGTAGAAGTGCCCCTGCGCCAGGCCGCGGCTGGCCTGGGCGGACACGGCTTCCTGAACGTAGAGCAGCCAGTCATCCACCCGCCCCTCACGGTGGAACCACATGGCGTGGTCGAGGCTGGCCGTAACCAGGCCCGGATCCCCCCACGCGTAGCCGTGGACCCGGAGCACGGGTTCGAGGATGGTGTAGTCGCAAACGTAGGCCAGGGCCGCCCGCTGCAGGTCCGGATCGTCCGGCAGCCGGTCGAAGGCCTTCACCCAGACGGCCTGGTGCGGCACCTGTTCCCCCTCGACGCTGAGGTAGACGGCGCCGGGGACGTGCCGCATGTCGAAACTGCGCCCGCCGGACCAGTAGGCCGCGGCGTCGCCGTCGACGCCCTCGAGCACGTCCGCGGAGGACGGCAGCGACTCCGGAGCCGGGATGCCGGCCGGCATGGCCCGGGCGAATTCCTCGCCGGCTTCCTCCGCGTGGAAGGAGGCCATGGCCACATAGACGGTCTTCCCGCCCTGGTACGCACGGACCTGCCGGGTGGAATAGCCCCGACCGTCGCGCAGCCGCTCCACCTCGTAACGGACCTCGGCACCGATGTCCGCCGGACGCATGAAGTAGCTGTGCATCGAGTGCAGCGACCGGTCCTCCCCCACCGAGCGCATCGCGGCGGCTGCGGCCTGGGCCACCATGTCCCCGCCGTAGGCCTTGGGCCAGGGCACATACTGCGTTGTGGCGGTGTAGGCCTCGTCGAGGAACTCCGGCTCGGCCGGCGTCAGCTCGAGGGCGGACAGCAGGATTTCCGAGGTGGGGCTCATACCCGGCGGTACCCTTCCAGCGTGGCGTCGTCGACGTCGTCGAGGTTCACCACGATGTTCTCCGGGGTGCGCGCGGTCAGCCAGACGAGTTCCTCGGTGACGCTCATGTTGGCTTCCACGTGCGGCATGTACGGCGGGACGAAGACCCAATCGCCTTCGGTCATGTCGATGAATTCCTTGTAGTCCTCGCCGAAGTAGATCCGGCCGTGGCCGCGCAGCACGTAGCCGCCGGTCTCTGCCTCGCCGTGGTGGTGCGGGAAGGAGCGGTAGCCGGGTTCGTTGCTGACCTGGCCGTACCAAATCTTGGTAGCAGGGGTGTGCTGCGTGCTGACGCCGGAGACCCGGACGGCGCCGCCGGACTGGCCGGTGTCGCGGTGCTCCTCACCCTTGCGGGTGACGACCGGGACAACTTTTTCCGTGATCTGTTCAGTCATGCTGGTTCCTCTCAGGTGTTCGGTCAGAACTTGACGGGGTTGGTGAGCCGTCCAATGCCTTCGATCTCGGTGGTGACGACGTCGCCATCGTTCAGGTAGCGCGGCGGTACGGCCCCCATTCCGACTCCGCCGGGGGTGCCAGTGAGCACCACGTCGCCGGGACGGAGCCGGGTGAAGGTGGAAATGTAGGCAAGCAGGGCGGCGGCGGAGAAGACGAGGGTTTTGGTGTTGCCGTTCTGGACTTCCACGCCGTTGACCAGGCAGCGGACGCGCACCCCGGCCTCCGGGTCGCATTCCTCCGGTGTTACGAGCACGGGCCCCAGCGGGGTGGAGCGGTCAAACGCCTTGCCCTGGAACCACTGCAGGGTGCGGTTCTGCCAGTCGCGCAGCGAGATGTCGTTGGCCGCGGTGTAGCCGGCGATCGAGGCGGCTGCCTCGGCTTCGGTCGCGTTCCGGAGCGGGGCCCCGACGACGACGGCGAGTTCCGCCTCCCAGTCGACCTTGGCGCCGTGACCGGTGAGGTCGATGGTCTCGTCGTCGCCGATCAGGGTGTCCGCGTACTTGGCGAACAAGGTGGGGTATTCGGGCAGCTCCCGGCCCATCTCCTGGATGTGGTCGGCGTAGTTCAGGCCGCAGCAGATGACTTTGCCCGGCCGGGGCAGCGGCGCGGCGAAGCGGGCGGCGCTGACCGGGATGAAGCCGCCCGGAAGCGCGGCCGAGGCGGCAGCCGCTGCCTGCTCCCGCCAGTCCGGGCTTTCGAGCAGCTCGTTGAGGTCCCGGGCGCCAAGCATGATGAAGCGGTCTCCCGCCTGCACGGCGGCCCGGGTGGCGAAGCCTCCGGGGCCGTCGCCCGCCCCGGTGATGAGGGTCGCAAGTCGCATGGTTCAGTACTTCCGGCTCGACGGCGGAACCGGCCTCGTTGCCGGTCCCGGTGGCGATCGCTTAGACGCCCCTGACGGGGTATGTCGACATTTTTACGGTCGTCACATATGCTCAACTTAACATGGTTTCGCCGGTTTGAATAGACCGGTTTTCGAACCCCGACTCAATGAGGAGCGCCATGAACCACAAGGTCATCAACCCCGCCGCACTTGCCAAGCCCTCCGGATTCGCCCATGGCGTCCTGGCCGGGAACACCGTGTACCTGGGCGGTCAGACGGCCATGGACGGCAACGGCGACATTGTCCCCGGCGGCATCGTTGAGCAGTTCCGGCAGTGCTTCTCCAACGTCCTGACCACCCTCGCCGAGGCCGGCGGAATGCCCTCGGACCTGGTGAACGTGACTATCTACCTGACGGACGTTGAGGACTACCAGAAGAACGGCCGGGAGATCGGGCGGATCTGGCGCGAGATGGCCGGCACCGACTACCCCGCGATGGCCGGCGTCGGCGTGACGCGCCTGTGGCAGCCCGAAGCCCTGATCGAGATCCAGGCCATCGCGGTCGTGGCCGGGCAGGGCTAGGAGCGAGCGGCCGCCGGCCCCAGCAGCCGCTCGGCGTGCTGGCGGGCCGGGCCGCTGAGGAGCCGGTGCAGCTCCGCAAAGATCCGTTCCGCGGTGAGCCCGTGCCAGCCCGCCGGGAGGAACTCCTCCGGCAGGCCCGGATCCAGGTACGGCAGCCGGCGCCACTGCGTGAGCAGCTGGACATAGTCGACAAAGGCGGCCCGGTCCGCGTCCGGGCCCGGTTGCGGCGCCTCCGGCGATTCCCAGCGCTCCAGCACCGGCGCGAAACGCTCGACGAACTCCGTGTAGAGCTCCTCCAGCGCCGGCAGGTCCCACCACTGCGAGACCTTGTCCCGGACCTGGCCCCCGGTCAGGTGCTCGGCCGCGAAGAACTCCACGTACTCCGTCAGGCCGGCCCGTTCCAGCTGGTGCCGGATTTCCTCGTAGGTGTTGCCAGGGGCGATCCACAGGCCCGGCGTCACGGAGCCGAAGCCCATCCGGGTCAGGGTGCTGCGCAGCTGGTGCCGGAGGTGGCGCTGCGACTCGGGGACGGAAAAGGCAATCAGCAGC
The nucleotide sequence above comes from Arthrobacter sp. KBS0702. Encoded proteins:
- the dcd gene encoding dCTP deaminase, translated to MLISDRDIRTEIDSQRIVLEPFDPEMVQPSSVDVRIDRFFRLFDNHKYAHIDPAEDQPELTRLVEVDAGEPFILHPGEFVLGSTYETVTLPDDIAARLEGKSSLGRLGLLTHSTAGFIDPGFSGHVTLELSNMATLPIKLWPGMKIGQLCFFRLSSAAEHPYGSGEYGNRYQGQRGPTASRSHLNFHRTDI
- a CDS encoding CAP domain-containing protein produces the protein MLKKFAVAALCALTLVSPAAVPMLPSAAPSSASSPAAAPAARPAATEPAVPAAAPAASVNAPTAPGRQDPAAGAPRASEAARQAPPAVAPPATSAPAANPAGAAPAGAAPAGTETAGTGVPAAAAPAGPPETPLIPPLSATDADLRAAAGRVQAAPEVSAQALVQDSNASQVLAVFNAINAYRSSLGLAPVKYNTTVAGMSQEWSNNIATREVIEHRASFWTDPRALNPTNGAGEVIAVSWTRDAAQLVEWWKSSPAHDAILRDPRFNVIGIGITFTDGNWQTTPNRYAMWGVVNFFGYSFLPAGTTTSPGAPIGAPVPVPSVCDPAVRHMPPTRDLSAAAIKSGSDLLSVNEYGQLLNSPSLGGRSYGAPVVIGGGFASALQVFLTDWDRDGVYDVLAQWSDGRVTLHAGLAAGGFRPAVTLGQSGWAGMTAAVGQWCSTNRLPQLMALDGSGNLWLYQNPGLGDLSQRTLVGTGIAATRLSMVDFDADGFQDLLALQANGDVLLYRGAGVPAPRSEARRVVASGWSDVTAVRSLRDVTGLNSTGLALRRGSDAVQYWDLSKGTLSSPSYLYGNWAGIRLAQ
- a CDS encoding aromatic acid/H+ symport family MFS transporter; protein product: MTQSMSTELRTEATPRWKGHAVLILCFVAIVFDGYDLVVYGSTVPTILKFQDWGVNAAQAGLIGSLALVGMLIGTLSVGILTDKLGRRRIMLACIAWFSICMLLTAFAPSAEIFGLLRFLTGLGLGGIVPTCIALTVEYARKERRQIANAVMFSGYSVGGVAASLLAINLLQHVDFRWMYAMGALPLVTLLPVAWKLLPESVAYLARKQRIEEARATADRYGLVYSDIVTAEDVKTGDEAPKSAMKTLFTRKWIRSTVLFALANFCGLLLVYGLNTWLPQIMRQAGFQLGDALTFLLVLNAGAIIGSISASVLADRIGIRKVVTASFLLAFVAILMLSLQLPLAMLLVIVAFAGLGSVGTQILVGGYCATHYPQSLSATALSWSLGIGRIGAICGPLIGGLIAGMAFGWQLNFYMFAAFAVIGAVVVFAVPKLTRD
- a CDS encoding thiamine pyrophosphate-binding protein codes for the protein MLVASQGSAAAPEDASGVPSRQPAAATVAQLVGRTLAALGVGHVFGVVGSGNFEVANALRQAGVPFTAARHEGGAATMADAYSRMSGRVGVVTTHQGCGLSNAITGIGEAAKSRTPLIVLTADTQASAVRSNFKIDQDALARSVGAVSERIHSPATAVADTLRAFRTARNERRTVVLNLPLDVQAAPAPAAAAQPATVAEAQPVRAAAASVRRLAHLIHAAERPVFVAGRGARAAREELLGLAAHAGALVATSAVANGLFQGEEFNLGISGGFSSPLSAELIQGADLIVGWGCALNMWTMRHGHLISDGTAVVQVDVEDAALGANRPVDLGVVGDAALTAADVLAELRTLQPEPAERYRTAPNAAAIAARSRWNDVETPDLSGQARIDPRVLSRELDSILPADRIVSIDSGNFMGYPSTYLAVPDEFGFCFTQAFQSIGLGLATAIGAALARPDRMPVLGAGDGGFLMGISELETAVRLELPLVCIIYNDAGYGAEVHHFGAGAAAGDGSDADPAVDLGTVTFPDTDIAAIARGFGADGATVRSVADLEQVRDWVRSGPARPLVIDAKIASDGGAWWLAEAFKGH
- a CDS encoding thioesterase family protein; protein product: MNPTQSLPCAATTATLVRTIEWVDTDAAGHQHNSAVLRFVEACEAQLFRDLGLPGYFPSAPRVRHELNYRAKLYFGQPVTTTVVVEKIGRTSMTFSFEVWGEAFDGEPRALAAHGSFVTAHVARGATAASPWPAELTAKITARQG